The genomic segment GTCTTATCCGGCCGCTCCGGAGCTTCCGGCACCGGCCGCGGATCCTTCGCGATCAAATCCTGCAAATGCTTCACCGCCGCCTCTAGCTGCGCGTCTTTCCCATCAAAAGTCTCCCGCGGCGTGTTATCGACCACCTCATCCGGCTGAATGCCCGTGCCTTCAATGAGCCACTGACCCTCCGGCCCATACACCCCGATTTCCGCCGCGGTGCACATGCCGTTATCCACCAGCCATCGCTGGGTGTTCAGCCAGATCTGCCCGCCCCAAGTCCGTGTGCCGATGACCTTGCCGATACCGAGGCGGCGGAAGCCTTCCGAGAACGCCTCGCCATCGCTCGCCGTCCACTCGTTGCACAGCACCGTCACATGCCCGCGGAAAGCGTACTGCATGTTCGAGTAACTCTGTCCCGCCCGCGGCGACCAATGGAACCACGCCTTCCGCAGCAAGCGCCCGAGGATCCACGAATCCGTGTTCCCGCCGCGGTTGTGGCGCACATCGATGATCAAACCCTGACGGTCGAACACCGGATAGAATTCCCGCGCCCATTCAATGATGCTCTCCGGCCCCATCGCGCGCAGATGAACATAACCGATCCGCCCGTGACCCAGCCGTTCCGTTTCCAAGCGGCGGCTATACTCCCACGAGGAATAACGCAGATCCGCCGCCTGCTCCGGAGCCAGCGGGCGCACCAGCACGTTCCGACGCACCCCGCCTTCCTGCGCCAGCACATCGAGCAGCACCTGCTGCCCCGCCTTCTGCTCTAACAGCTCCTGCGGATGCGCCAGCGGTCGCAGGTCGCGACCGTTGATCGCCACGATCACATCGCCCTTCTTGATCGCCACCCCGGGGCGGGCGAGGGGGCTTTTCTCGCCGGGATAGTCCGGATCGGTCGCATAGACCTCCTCCACCTTCCAGCCGCCGGAGACCGCATCGCGCGAGAAGCGTCCGCCGAGCAGCGAGGGCTGGATCGAGTCCGGTCCCTCGCGCAGGTCGCCGAAGCGCACGTAGATGTGCAGCGCGCTCAGCTCGCTGGACATCTCGTGCATGATGTCGCTCAGGTCCGCACGGTCCGCCACCCGCTCCACCAGCGGCGCATACTTCTCTCGCACCGCCACCCAATCCAGCCCGTGCATCTTCGGGTCGTAGAAGAAGTCGCGCAGCATCCGCCAAGACTCGCGGTAGATCTGCCGCCACTCCTCGCGCGGATCGAGCTCGAAGGTCCAGCCACCCAGCGGCACCGCCTTCTCCAGCTTCGCCGGGGCCTCGCCCGCCACATCCACCACGTGGAAGCTCTCGCCCTTGCGCAGCGCCAGCTTCTTGCCATCCAGCGAAAGCTCCCAGCCGTTCGGATCATCCATTAGCAGCTTCGGCTTCGGATCCTCGTGCCCGATATCCAGACGCATCAGCCGTGGTTTCGTCTCGTGGCCCGGGGCCTGCATCATGAAGAGCAGGTGCTTCGGCGTCGCCACCAGCTCCCAGAGATTGCCGGAGATCCCGGGCACCTCGTAGAGGCGATCCGCCAGGCCTTCCTCCTCGATCTTCACCTCGGTCACCGGTGGCTTCGGCTCCTCCTTCTTCTCGCCGTTGGTCTCCGGCTTCTTCTCATCCACCGTCAGTTCGTCCGGCGGGGTGAAGGGGAAGCGCCCGTTCTTCTGCAGCGCCAGTGCGTAGATCCGCGTGCTCTCCGTGAAGAAAGGCTCCGGCTGCCGCGGTCCCCACGGCGATTTGACCAGCGACTTCAGTGTGCGGTCGCTCAGGAAGTAGAGCCACTTGCCATCCGCCGACCATGCCGGCGAGCCGCTCAGGGTGCGCTCGGTGGTGGCATCGATGATCTTGCCGTCCGTCACGTGATAGAGCCGGATCTTGCGGAAGGTGTTCGCGGTCGGCTCCACGAAGGCCAGCCACTTGCTATCCGGCGACCACACGAGGTCATCGAAACCGCGGCTCGGCGAGGTGCTGATCTTTACCGTCTGCTTCGCCTCCAGATCTCGCACCCACAGCTCCAGATTCTTGTCCTGCCAGGCCACCCGCTTGCCATCGGGGGAGGGGATCGGTGCGAAGCGGAAGATCGTGCCGTCCTGCGTGAGCAGTTCGGACTCGCCCACGCCGTTCGCGGGCAGCTTCACCATCTCGATCTCGCCGGTCTCGTCCGTCTGCGCGACCAGCGATTTGCCATCCGGCAGGAAGCGCGCTTCGCGATAGCGCACGCCCGGCTTGCGCGGCACCTCCACCAGGCGACCGCCCGGTTTGGTCGGCGCCACGAAGACGCTGCCGCGTGCCGTCAGCACCAGCCGGTCACCATCCGGCGAGACGCTGAAGTTGGTGAGATAGTCGAAGGGCTTCTTCACCCAGCGGTCGCGCATCTGGTCGAAGTCCGAGGGCAGGGTGATCGCGATCTCGCGGTCGCTGCCGTCCTTCAGGTCGTAGATTCGCACCGAGCCCGCCTGCTGATAGACCACTCGGCCTTGGCTCAGCTCTCCGTTCCGCACGTCGAAGCCGTCGTGCTTCGTGAGCTGCTTGCGATCCGCGCCTTCCGGCGTCATCGACCACAGGTTCATCGTGCCGGATTGGTCGCAGAGGAAGTACACGCGCCCCTCCCACCACATCGGGTTCTTGGAGGTGCCGCGATAGTCGCCCAGCAGCGGCTGCGCCTCCGGCGTGCCTTCATCGTAGCGCCAGAGATTCTGAACCGTGCCGCCCTCGTAGCGTTTCGTGCTGCTGCCTTGGAAGGGCAGGCGGGTGAAGAAGAGCCGCTTGCCGGTGTCGTCCGTCGCGCCCTCGCTCGCCTGCGCCAGTGGCAGCAGGGTTTCCACCCCGCTGCTCGGATCGATCGCCACAAGCTGCTCGTTCGGCAGCGTCGAGTGCGCGCGCGTGCTGCAGAGCACCTTGCCATCGCGGGTCCACCCCACCGGAATGGCACCCTCGCCATACCAGGTCAGCCGCTTTGGCAGGCCGCCGGCCAGCGGCATCACATAGACCTCCTGCGGTCCCTCATATTGTGCGGAAAAGGCCACCTGCGTGCCTTCGGGAGAAATCGTCGCCGCGAACTCCACGCCGGGGTGCGAGCTCAGCCGCTGCGCCGCACCGCCCGCCGCAGGCACCTTCCACAAGTCGCCCTCAGCAGTGAAAACCACCGTCTCCGCGTGGATCGCCGGGTGGCGGTAGAATCCCGGCGCGGCCAGCGCACCCGATGTTAGAGCCAGCAGGAGAAGAAGAGCACGGCGATTCAGCATGCCGCACGCTTGCAAGAAAGCGCCCCCCACCGCAATAGTAGGAGCGCTCCATCAGCGCTTCCCATGATGATTTTCCAGCGCCTCCGCCCCGGTTTGATCGCTCTGGCGCTCGCCATCCTGCTGCCCGCCTGCTCCAGCATCGACCGGTCGCACCGTTCGGAGAACTCGCGCTATCTTCCGGGGCCACCTGCGAAGCTGCAGACACCAGTGTATATTCTGAACGATGACGCGGGCCGCAGGGTCGATCTCGTCGGCGCGGTGCATATCGGGGACAAGTCCTACTACCAGGCTCTCAACCGCCGCTTTCGTGACTATGATGCGGTGCTGGTCGAGGGCGTGGGCGATCCGGGCAAAAGGAAAAAGGGCAGCCCGGGATCCGAGGGCTTCAGGAGTTTGGTTCACCAGGATTTCCGGATGTCCTTCCAAGGCGAGGAGATCGATTACGGTCGTCCCAATATCGTCCATGCCGACTTCACCAACGCCGCATACGCTGCCGCCCGCAAGCAGCACGGGCTCGGCGACAGGACGAGTGAGCCCGGCAACGAAGCCGTGGTGATGATGCGGCTTCGAATCATCGACTGGGGCGTCTCGAAAGTTCAGCGCGCCTCCGCCGTGAGCGTTCATGCTTCCGCGCAGAAATTCCCCGGCGGTAAGGCGGACTATCAGGTCGATGTGGTGGAGCGGGAGCGCATCGCCCTTGATGTCCTCGAGCGCCAGCTCGCGGCCGGAAAGCGGAATCTGTGCATCTTCTACGGCTCCGGCCACCTGCCGACCCTGCGCGATAAGCTTCTTGATCGGGGCTGGAAACTGGAAGGCGTCGAGTGGCTCGATGCTTGGGTGATCCCCCACGAACTCTGAGTCAGCCCTGCTTGGGTGGCGGGCTGGACCTATCATCGATAGAACCGATGTTTGCATCGGCTTTACCGATTCTGTGGAAAGCGGGTGATCGGCGCATGCTCCCCGGCACCATGAATCGCCGTGATCTCATCTCAAGTGTTGCTAAAACAGCATTTTAGGTTGACCTCGCGACCCTTTAAATGTTGGTTTTCCAGCATTCAAGCTCCTTGCCGCCATGCGCTCCGACTCTCCCAGTGATACCGCCACCCTGATCGCCCGGAGCATCCTGCTTTCGGCCCGCGATCCCGAGCTCGCTCCGCTCCTCTCCCCGGGCGAGGAGGAGGTCACCCGTCGCATGCTTGGCACTCGTGCCGATGGCGGTTGGTTCGCCTTCGCCGAGCAGCACCCTTGGGCCCGCCGCAGCCTCATGCTAGCGGAGCGCTTCCTTCTCGGTGGCATCTTCGCCCACTACCTCGCCCGCAAGCGCTGGATCGAAGGCGAGGTCCGCGGCGCGATTGCCAATGGCATCCGCCAGGTTGTCGTCCTCGGCGCGGGCTACGATTCTCTGGCCGTCCGTCTCCACCGGGAGTTCCCGCAGGTAGTCTTCTATGAGATCGATCATCCCGCCACCCAGCGCTCGAAGCGCGAGTCAGTCGCTCCCGCCACAAATCTCCACTTCCTCGCCGCGGAGCTCTCCTCCGAACTGCCGCACGAAGTCGCATCCTCCTGTGCGGAGTTCTCCTGCGGCGAGCCCTCCGTGGTCATCGCGGAAGGTCTCACCATGTACTTCCACGGCGGCCGCGTGAAGGAACTGCTCCGCTCCTCCGCCAAGCTCGCGGGCGGTGAGGGGCGCGTGATCTTCAGTTTCATGGAGGCGGAGGAGAACGGCTCGATCGCTTTCCGCGGCGGCAATCCGCTGATCGGCTGGTGGCTCCATCTCCGCCGCGAACCTTTCCACTGGGGCTGCCGCCGCAAGGATCTTCCCGAATTCCTTCGTACTGCCGGGCTCGATCTCCAGACCGTGGCGAATCACCGCGATCTCCGCGCGAAGGTCCTCGCACCCCGTCGTGCCGCGCTCGTCCGCCTTGCCCGCGGCGAATCCCTCTGCCTTTGCCACCCCCTCCGCTGATGAGCTGCGGCATCCTCTGCAATGATGTCCACTCGCGCCTCAATCCCGTACGCGTGGCCCGCATTGCCCGGCCCCAATCCACAGCAGAGGCCTCCCTCCTTGTTCAAGAAGCCGCCACCGCAGGCATGCCCGTCTCGATCTGCGGCGCCCGCCATGCCATGGGCGGCCAGCAGTTCGGGGAGGATACCTTGCTCCTCGACTGTCGCAGCCTGACCGCGGTCGGTGAGATCGATCGCGATCGTGGCTTGGTCGAAGCCGGTGCAGGCATCATCTGGCCCGATCTTATCGCTGCGCTTCATGCGGTCCAGCAGGGGCTCGATCCCCTCTGGACCATCCGCCAGAAACAGACCGGCGCGGATGACCTCACCCTTGGCGGAGCCCTCGCCGCGAATATCCACGGCCGCGGCCTGCGCATGGCTCCCATCATCTCGGATGTGGAAGCCTTCACTTTGGTCGATACCTCCGGGCAGATCCTCCGCTGCAGTCGCGTCGAGAATGCCGAGCTCTTCCGCCATGCCATCGGTGGCTACGGCTGCTTCGGCATCATCACCTCCGTCCAGCTCCGCCTCACCCCGCGCTGCACCGTCGAGCGTTGCGTCGAAATCACTACCATCGACCTCCTCATCCCGGCTCTAGAGGAACGTATCGCCGATGCGGCTCTCTACGGCGACTTCCAATTTTCCATCGACGAATGCTCGCCGGACTTCCTCCGCCGCGGCGTCCTCGCCACCTACCATCCCGTCGCGAATGAGGATCATCCTCCGGCCCGCGAACTCAGCGCGGCGGATTGGGAAGAACTGATCCATCTCGCCCACACCGATCGCGCGAAGGTCTTCGAGGTCTATTCCGGCCACTACCTCGCCAGTCATGGCTCGCGCTATGGCTCGGACACCCATCAGCTCGGCGTCTATCTGGAGGACTATCACTGCGGCCTCGATGCCAAGCTGGATAGCCCGCCCGCCACTGAGATGATTTCGGAGCTCTACGTCCCCCGCGAGTATTTGGTCACCTTCATGGCCCGCGCCGCGGATCTCCTCCGCCCCAGCGGCATCCCGGTCATCTACGGCACCGTCCGCCTCATCGAGCGCGATACCGAAAGCGCCCTGCCTTGGGCCCGCCAGGACTTCGCTTGCGTGATCTTCAATCTCCACACCGAGCATCACGAGCAGGGCATCGCCCGCTCCGCCGCCGCCTTTCAGTCCCTGATCGATTTGGCGCTCTCGCTCGGCGGCAGCTACTTCCTCACCTACCACCGCTGGGCGACCCGCGGGCAGTTGCTCCAGGCCTATCCCGGCTTCCCGGACTTCCTCCGCGCCAAGGATCGCTACGATCCGGAGAGCCGTTTCCAGAGCCAGTGGTGGCGGCATCACCGCGATCTCTTTTCCGCCCCATGACCCTTCACGAGCCGGCCACTTTCTTCACCGATCTCCTGCTCGCCGTCCTCGGTGCCTGGCTCGCGCTTCGCCTGCATCGCGGCTACCCGCCGACCGCATCACGACGCTGGTGGATCGCTGCCATGTCCTCCATGGCACTCTCCGCCTTGGTCGGCGGCTTCTACCACGGCTTCGCTCCGGAACTTCCTCCCCAGGTGGAAGCCTTCTGGTGGCGTTGCGTCCTCTGGATCATCTGCGGCCTCGGCTTCGCCATGGGGATGAGCCTGCTCCGCGAGTTCAGCCACTCGAATGCCTGGCGCACGTTCCTCATTCTCAAGCTGTTGATTTCCAGCGTGATCGTCGCGTGGAATCCCTCCTTCCTCGTCGCCATCGCCGATTACGGCTTGGCTATGCTCGCGTGGACCATCGCCTCCTTCGCCTCCCGCCGACTCTGGCGCAGCGCCATGCTCGCTGGCACCGGCCTTTCCTTCATGGCCGCCGTCGTCCAGCAATCCCAGCGCGGTCTAACAGAATTCTTCAACCACAACGATCTTTTCCACCTTGTCCAAGCCCTCGCACTGATCGCATTTTATAGGGCCGGCACCGACCTGAACGGCACCCGCACTTCTTTCGATCTCAGCGCGCAGCCGTCTGCCGGGTCTTCGCCCGGATGACCTTCACCGCCTTGGCATCCGCCGCATCTTCCAGCATCCGGCGGCGGGCCAGCAGACCTGCCTTCGCCACATCCGGCGGCGTGAAGTTGCCACCCACGGCGGCGCTTTCCGCAGGGCTCAGCAGGGCAGGGGCCAGCCGCTCCATGGTCGGCGCGAGCTCGGCAAGCTCGCTGCGGGTGAAGCGCTGGAACACCGGCTCCTTGAAGCTCACGATCAATTCGCCCTCCGCGGTCGGCTCGGGAATGAAGGGCGTGTTCGGATCCGCGCAGGCGCTCAGGGTTTTGCGAGCCGCGGCCAAGGGATCATCGCAAGGCTCGTTCACCATGACGCAGGTCCCGCGTTTGAAGACCACGAAGGTCCGGCTGCCGGTCACGTTGGCGGAGCAGAATTTTATGAGATCGCCCGTCTCGGGGAGAGGGGTTGCTTCAGGCTTTGACACTTTTGTAATCACCGGGGCTTCCGCCTGAGGGAGAGCTGAGGTTGTTGGAAGGGGCTGGTGACGCGGCACAAGCACTGCCACGGTCACGCCAAAGGAACCGGCCAATAGCAGGGCGGAGCCCAATGCCAAACGGGAGGAGAGCGGCGATTTTGAAACTTCCTTTGGGTTAAGCATGCTAAAATTTCAAAAATTATTGACAGTTTGGCAAGCTTAAGTTTTTCTCACCTCGCTCTCACCCCAGACTGCCCATGAAGAATGCGACCTTCTCAAGTCGCGGCTCTTCGCCCCGAACTCCGTTCATCCTCGTGATGTCTCTTGGCATCGCTATGGCCGGATTTTTGCCGCGAGCCGCCGCCGAAGCCGTGGATACCGAACTCCTCCTCCTCGTCGACGTAAGTCAGGGGGGGATCAACAATACCCAGTTCAACCGCCTCATGGATGGCTACGCGGCCGCCATGACCAGTTCCCAGGTATTGAACTCCATCGAATCCGGTGAGCGCGGCCAGATCGCCGTCTCCCTCGTGTTCTATGGCAATACCTTCACCCAGATCGTTGGCATCCCTTGGATGCGGATCGGCAATGCGGCGGAGGCCCAGCAATTCGCCAATCTCGTGACGGTCCTCACCCGTCCCTTCACCCTGGGCTCGCCTTCCATCGCGGCAGGTCTCGACTACGCCACCAATCACTTCGGCACCGAAACCGGTCGCGGCGCGAACGGCTTTGAAAGCGAGACCCAGATCATCGAGGTGGCGGTCACCAACCTTTCCTTGTTGCAGAATCCCGCCGGCGACCGCGCCGCCCGGGATGAGTCCCTGGCTTCCGGGGTCGACATCATCAACTCCGTCGCTCTCGGCAACAACGCCAACAACATCGCCAACTACTTCGCCTCGAATGTCATCGGCGGTGAAGCCGGTGGCGTGAATGGCAGCAGCTCCACTGCTTCCGTGAACGGCAACGGCAGCGCCTTGAATAACTTCCTTGCGGGTCACATGCAGCAAACGGTGGAGGGGGGAGCCGTTGCTTCGGTGCCGGAGCCCTCCAG from the Luteolibacter rhizosphaerae genome contains:
- a CDS encoding S41 family peptidase, translating into MLNRRALLLLLALTSGALAAPGFYRHPAIHAETVVFTAEGDLWKVPAAGGAAQRLSSHPGVEFAATISPEGTQVAFSAQYEGPQEVYVMPLAGGLPKRLTWYGEGAIPVGWTRDGKVLCSTRAHSTLPNEQLVAIDPSSGVETLLPLAQASEGATDDTGKRLFFTRLPFQGSSTKRYEGGTVQNLWRYDEGTPEAQPLLGDYRGTSKNPMWWEGRVYFLCDQSGTMNLWSMTPEGADRKQLTKHDGFDVRNGELSQGRVVYQQAGSVRIYDLKDGSDREIAITLPSDFDQMRDRWVKKPFDYLTNFSVSPDGDRLVLTARGSVFVAPTKPGGRLVEVPRKPGVRYREARFLPDGKSLVAQTDETGEIEMVKLPANGVGESELLTQDGTIFRFAPIPSPDGKRVAWQDKNLELWVRDLEAKQTVKISTSPSRGFDDLVWSPDSKWLAFVEPTANTFRKIRLYHVTDGKIIDATTERTLSGSPAWSADGKWLYFLSDRTLKSLVKSPWGPRQPEPFFTESTRIYALALQKNGRFPFTPPDELTVDEKKPETNGEKKEEPKPPVTEVKIEEEGLADRLYEVPGISGNLWELVATPKHLLFMMQAPGHETKPRLMRLDIGHEDPKPKLLMDDPNGWELSLDGKKLALRKGESFHVVDVAGEAPAKLEKAVPLGGWTFELDPREEWRQIYRESWRMLRDFFYDPKMHGLDWVAVREKYAPLVERVADRADLSDIMHEMSSELSALHIYVRFGDLREGPDSIQPSLLGGRFSRDAVSGGWKVEEVYATDPDYPGEKSPLARPGVAIKKGDVIVAINGRDLRPLAHPQELLEQKAGQQVLLDVLAQEGGVRRNVLVRPLAPEQAADLRYSSWEYSRRLETERLGHGRIGYVHLRAMGPESIIEWAREFYPVFDRQGLIIDVRHNRGGNTDSWILGRLLRKAWFHWSPRAGQSYSNMQYAFRGHVTVLCNEWTASDGEAFSEGFRRLGIGKVIGTRTWGGQIWLNTQRWLVDNGMCTAAEIGVYGPEGQWLIEGTGIQPDEVVDNTPRETFDGKDAQLEAAVKHLQDLIAKDPRPVPEAPERPDKTK
- a CDS encoding class I SAM-dependent methyltransferase, whose translation is MRSDSPSDTATLIARSILLSARDPELAPLLSPGEEEVTRRMLGTRADGGWFAFAEQHPWARRSLMLAERFLLGGIFAHYLARKRWIEGEVRGAIANGIRQVVVLGAGYDSLAVRLHREFPQVVFYEIDHPATQRSKRESVAPATNLHFLAAELSSELPHEVASSCAEFSCGEPSVVIAEGLTMYFHGGRVKELLRSSAKLAGGEGRVIFSFMEAEENGSIAFRGGNPLIGWWLHLRREPFHWGCRRKDLPEFLRTAGLDLQTVANHRDLRAKVLAPRRAALVRLARGESLCLCHPLR
- a CDS encoding FAD-binding oxidoreductase, which gives rise to MSCGILCNDVHSRLNPVRVARIARPQSTAEASLLVQEAATAGMPVSICGARHAMGGQQFGEDTLLLDCRSLTAVGEIDRDRGLVEAGAGIIWPDLIAALHAVQQGLDPLWTIRQKQTGADDLTLGGALAANIHGRGLRMAPIISDVEAFTLVDTSGQILRCSRVENAELFRHAIGGYGCFGIITSVQLRLTPRCTVERCVEITTIDLLIPALEERIADAALYGDFQFSIDECSPDFLRRGVLATYHPVANEDHPPARELSAADWEELIHLAHTDRAKVFEVYSGHYLASHGSRYGSDTHQLGVYLEDYHCGLDAKLDSPPATEMISELYVPREYLVTFMARAADLLRPSGIPVIYGTVRLIERDTESALPWARQDFACVIFNLHTEHHEQGIARSAAAFQSLIDLALSLGGSYFLTYHRWATRGQLLQAYPGFPDFLRAKDRYDPESRFQSQWWRHHRDLFSAP
- a CDS encoding DUF6962 family protein — its product is MTLHEPATFFTDLLLAVLGAWLALRLHRGYPPTASRRWWIAAMSSMALSALVGGFYHGFAPELPPQVEAFWWRCVLWIICGLGFAMGMSLLREFSHSNAWRTFLILKLLISSVIVAWNPSFLVAIADYGLAMLAWTIASFASRRLWRSAMLAGTGLSFMAAVVQQSQRGLTEFFNHNDLFHLVQALALIAFYRAGTDLNGTRTSFDLSAQPSAGSSPG
- a CDS encoding DUF1194 domain-containing protein, yielding MAGFLPRAAAEAVDTELLLLVDVSQGGINNTQFNRLMDGYAAAMTSSQVLNSIESGERGQIAVSLVFYGNTFTQIVGIPWMRIGNAAEAQQFANLVTVLTRPFTLGSPSIAAGLDYATNHFGTETGRGANGFESETQIIEVAVTNLSLLQNPAGDRAARDESLASGVDIINSVALGNNANNIANYFASNVIGGEAGGVNGSSSTASVNGNGSALNNFLAGHMQQTVEGGAVASVPEPSSTLALISGLGLLLLGRRRR